The DNA segment AGGCGCTGGTGGGCACCATCCAGCAGGTCTTCTGCGAAGGCCCGTCGAAGAACAACGCCGCAAAGCTCTCCGGTCGCACCTTCCAGAACAAGATCGTCATCTTCGACGGCAACGCCGAGCGCCTCACCGGTGAGATGGTGGACGTGAAGATCCACGCCTCCACCGGCTTCACCCTCTATGGTGACGTGGTGGGCGTCTGAGCGGCAAGCCCCCCTTCGGCAGCCCGTTGACCGCAGGTTGAAAAATCCGCGCGATGGAGGATAGTGGCCCCATGATGACCGGACTGAAGTCACGCGCCGCCCTGCTGGGAGCCATCCTGGCATCCCTGACGTCCCAACTCCCAGCGGAGGAACTCGCCCTGTGGGTCAAGGTTTCCCTGAAGCCGGAGATCCACGAACGCTACATCGTGGCCGTGCAAAAGAACGTGGAGGAGACCCGCAAGGAACCGTCCAGCCCGCGCTTCGACTTCTATCAGGACACCGCATCTCCGGGCGTCTTCCACCAATTCGAAGTCTGGAAGGATCAGGCTGCGCTGGATGACCACCTCAAACAACCCTACGTCAAAGCCTCCTGGAAGGTCCGGGACGAGGGCGAAACCGCCCCGAAGGAAGTCATCAAGATGGCGCCCTACCGCGCGACGACGACCGCCAAAGCCCCTGACGGCGATCTCTCCGGCAGCCAGAATGTGATCGTGGTCTTTCAACCGGAAGAGCAGCTCAAGGAGGAGTTCCTCAGTGAATTCGACAAGGTCATCGAGGGCGCAAGAAAAGCGGACGGGAATCTTGCGTTCGAACTGTACCGCACCACCGATCCTGCGGGAAAGTTCGTTCTGTTCGAACGCTGGGCAAGCCCAGCCGACTACGCGAAGCATCTTTCCACCCCCTACGTCGCCGCATTCTACAAGCACTTCGAAGCCCTAGTTGAGAACCGCGTGCGCCATTTTGGGAAAGATCTCTCGGTGAAGTGATTTCCGGCGGTGGATGTCTCCCGGTTGGAATCGCAACCAGCATTTCCAATCGCCAAGCGCCCCGGTTTCCGTCATGGTTCCGCTGTCGCAAGACAAGACGGTCCGGCTGAGATGCTTCGAGGTTAATGGGTTTTTCCTCGCAGATGATCATCCGGGCCGTTTTCTTTTTGTACCCTTGGGGAGGCACGCGAATGAAGTTCCTCGGAACCCCTCCATGAGAGGCAGACCGATGGGTTCGGGTGGTGCTATCGCTACTTGTCCCCTTCGTTCTGGATGGACGCTTGTAGATTTTCGCGCTTGGGGCGTAGTGCGTCTAAGGTTGACCTCCATCTGCCGCCGAATTCTCGCACCCGGCCACAACATGATACCGGCAGGTGGGTCGGTTCGCGGATTTCCAACTCTATGCCATGAAATGATTCGATGATCCATCCGGTTGTTCCCCGCCGGGCGGTGATTTCCACCTGCTTGCAGCCGGCGAATCCGGATCACTTGCAGTTTCCGGGTGGAGATAGATGATTTGCCCGCCCGAGGTTATCCGGTCGTTCCGCCTGTGGCCGGTGCTTTCCGGAACTTTCGTTTNNNNNNNNNNNNNNNNNNNNNNNNNNNNNNNNNNNNNNNNNNNNNNNNNNNNNNNNNNNNNNNNNNNNNNNNNNNNNNNNNNNNNNNNNNNNNNNNNNNN comes from the Luteolibacter sp. SL250 genome and includes:
- a CDS encoding putative quinol monooxygenase gives rise to the protein MMTGLKSRAALLGAILASLTSQLPAEELALWVKVSLKPEIHERYIVAVQKNVEETRKEPSSPRFDFYQDTASPGVFHQFEVWKDQAALDDHLKQPYVKASWKVRDEGETAPKEVIKMAPYRATTTAKAPDGDLSGSQNVIVVFQPEEQLKEEFLSEFDKVIEGARKADGNLAFELYRTTDPAGKFVLFERWASPADYAKHLSTPYVAAFYKHFEALVENRVRHFGKDLSVK